Proteins encoded within one genomic window of Fibrobacterota bacterium:
- a CDS encoding polysaccharide biosynthesis/export family protein: MIELQPRLNRIKTVFPMLLLLLSALAAIPCGAQQAKERSVPREEFLSGDAIRIEIPADTGSVLDGVYPIDGQGMADLPIAGKVVVAGKTRANIEQYLAGLWAPLLKDAHVQATPAIRVAVMGNVKLPGYYYPSPDAVIYDVINMAGGPLLPWKIEDTQHIRGREVINKRLIDYVSRSMTLRESGILSGDEILLPVPERITMKEAIPLIGTTLAIILNAMTIYFLTADRSARSN, from the coding sequence GTGATCGAGCTTCAGCCGAGATTGAATCGAATCAAGACCGTTTTCCCGATGCTATTGCTCTTGCTATCCGCGCTGGCGGCAATCCCGTGCGGGGCCCAACAGGCCAAGGAGCGCTCGGTGCCCCGCGAGGAATTCCTCTCCGGGGACGCCATCCGCATCGAAATCCCCGCGGATACCGGATCGGTGCTCGACGGCGTCTATCCCATCGATGGGCAAGGCATGGCCGATCTGCCCATCGCGGGAAAGGTAGTGGTGGCGGGCAAGACGCGCGCGAACATCGAACAATACCTGGCGGGCCTGTGGGCGCCGCTTTTGAAGGACGCCCACGTGCAGGCCACTCCCGCCATCCGCGTGGCGGTGATGGGCAACGTGAAACTGCCCGGCTATTATTATCCCTCGCCGGACGCTGTCATCTACGACGTCATCAACATGGCCGGCGGCCCCTTGCTGCCGTGGAAGATCGAGGATACCCAGCACATCCGAGGCCGTGAAGTGATCAACAAGCGCCTGATCGATTACGTCAGCCGCAGCATGACGCTACGCGAATCCGGCATCCTCTCCGGCGACGAAATCCTCCTGCCCGTGCCGGAACGGATCACCATGAAGGAAGCCATCCCGCTGATCGGAACCACCTTGGCCATCATCTTGAACGCGATGACCATCTACTTCCTGACGGCGGATCGCTCGGCCCGCAGCAACTGA
- a CDS encoding glycosyltransferase family 4 protein gives MRPKRVLFLMSRVLGGRTFSGQMQRVAESMGLEPHYVFLDGPEYATLRKHVPLWQRASGLFIGPAILRHKLRAQPPPPCDAVFLQSFEILPALSAIDPRLPVILAHDATNVLSYRLIRDTDPTPGAALRCALKSRLVTPAYRPYVRRVQAFLPRTHWCARSLLNDFGVDPDRIVVAPGGIDIGHWKPAPAGPRRDLPVLLFVGNDFERKGGRFLFELFQARFAGRARLRIVSNDPALIGREWPANVEHLAGLGHADPQALVEAYRTADVFVFPTRKEHMGMVTTEACAAGLPIVATDVGGVREAVHNGENGVLVPYRAGAEDWAAALSSLIDNPALRARMGTAGRRLAEREFSFAALRNRVAAAFALLEVPARRAAEDAIPADAEALAA, from the coding sequence ATGCGGCCTAAACGCGTGCTCTTCCTCATGTCCCGGGTACTGGGGGGGAGGACCTTCTCGGGCCAGATGCAACGGGTCGCCGAGTCCATGGGCCTTGAGCCCCATTACGTGTTCCTGGATGGGCCGGAATACGCGACCCTGCGCAAGCACGTCCCCTTATGGCAGCGCGCCTCCGGCCTTTTCATCGGGCCGGCCATCCTGCGGCATAAATTGCGCGCGCAACCGCCCCCGCCTTGCGATGCGGTCTTCCTCCAGAGCTTCGAGATCCTGCCGGCCCTGTCGGCGATCGATCCCCGCTTGCCGGTGATCCTGGCCCATGATGCCACCAACGTCCTGTCCTATCGCCTCATCCGGGACACCGATCCTACTCCGGGCGCCGCCCTCCGATGCGCCCTCAAATCGCGCTTGGTGACTCCGGCTTATCGCCCCTACGTCCGCCGCGTGCAGGCCTTCTTGCCGCGGACCCATTGGTGCGCGCGTTCCCTGCTGAACGATTTCGGGGTGGATCCGGATCGCATCGTAGTGGCCCCGGGCGGCATCGACATCGGCCATTGGAAGCCGGCCCCGGCGGGACCGCGGCGCGATCTTCCCGTGCTCCTCTTCGTGGGTAACGATTTCGAACGCAAGGGCGGACGTTTCCTATTTGAGTTGTTCCAAGCGCGTTTCGCCGGCCGCGCGCGCCTTCGCATCGTGTCCAACGACCCGGCCCTGATCGGCCGGGAATGGCCCGCCAACGTCGAGCATCTGGCGGGATTGGGCCATGCCGATCCGCAGGCGCTGGTGGAAGCCTACCGCACCGCCGACGTTTTCGTCTTCCCCACGCGCAAGGAGCATATGGGCATGGTCACCACGGAGGCCTGCGCTGCGGGCCTGCCCATCGTAGCCACCGACGTGGGCGGCGTGCGCGAAGCCGTGCATAACGGGGAAAACGGAGTGCTGGTGCCTTACCGCGCCGGCGCCGAGGACTGGGCCGCCGCCCTCAGCTCCCTGATCGACAATCCCGCCTTGCGAGCCCGCATGGGCACGGCCGGTCGCCGCCTCGCGGAACGGGAGTTCAGCTTCGCGGCCCTGCGCAACCGCGTGGCCGCCGCATTCGCGCTGCTCGAGGTTCCCGCCCGGCGCGCCGCCGAGGATGCCATCCCCGCGGACGCCGAAGCGCTCGCAGCCTAA
- a CDS encoding glycosyltransferase family 4 protein, protein MIRNRLLVVLPGPLWEIPTTLRKRMERLSERFEGRIVTTMEKPGDHDCGRFRLTALRYRRGAFWKPWMHVKYLLYGVRLGLAARLGGERWDLVVAYDPLRSGLIGLLVARLAGARFAPEVNGVYDSYANYLEGGSRFALACKRWLYPRVVGFTLARSDGIKTLFPSQLKHYQDRIKTPVVEYFFDFVNLEPFTDLGEEKTILFVGYPFRLKGVDLLIEAFKAVSPRHPAWKLKILGWYPDDRELKERMGGHPGIFHQPPVLPSDMPAHMGRCGIFVLPSRTEAMGRVLLEAAACAKPRLGSDLEGIPTVIENEVDGLLFRPNDAQDLAAKLDRLMGDDNLRKELGMHARMRSLAEWNAEHYFRRLFDFYGRVLRQVQARDPALEPRPQGVLDAA, encoded by the coding sequence ATGATTCGCAACCGCCTTTTGGTGGTCCTGCCGGGCCCGCTATGGGAAATCCCCACCACCCTGCGCAAGCGCATGGAACGCCTTTCGGAGCGCTTCGAGGGCCGTATCGTCACGACCATGGAAAAGCCGGGCGATCACGATTGCGGACGCTTCCGATTGACCGCCCTGCGCTATCGCCGCGGGGCCTTCTGGAAGCCCTGGATGCACGTCAAATACCTCCTCTACGGGGTGCGCTTAGGGTTGGCCGCGCGCCTGGGCGGCGAGCGATGGGATTTGGTGGTGGCCTACGATCCCCTGCGCTCGGGCCTGATCGGCCTTCTGGTCGCGCGCCTGGCCGGCGCCCGTTTCGCCCCCGAAGTCAACGGCGTATACGACTCCTATGCCAATTACCTGGAGGGTGGATCCCGCTTCGCCCTCGCCTGCAAACGCTGGCTCTATCCCCGGGTGGTCGGCTTCACCCTCGCGCGCTCGGACGGGATCAAGACCCTGTTCCCGTCCCAACTGAAGCATTACCAGGATCGCATCAAAACGCCCGTGGTGGAGTATTTCTTCGACTTCGTGAACCTGGAACCGTTCACCGATCTGGGCGAGGAGAAAACCATCCTGTTCGTGGGTTATCCTTTCCGCCTCAAGGGCGTGGATCTTTTGATCGAGGCGTTCAAGGCCGTGTCCCCCCGGCATCCCGCGTGGAAGCTGAAGATCCTGGGTTGGTATCCGGACGATCGCGAGCTGAAGGAACGCATGGGCGGCCACCCCGGCATTTTCCACCAACCGCCGGTCCTGCCTTCGGACATGCCCGCCCACATGGGCCGCTGCGGCATCTTCGTCCTGCCTTCGCGCACCGAAGCCATGGGCCGGGTGCTTCTGGAAGCGGCCGCCTGCGCCAAGCCGCGCTTGGGATCGGATCTGGAAGGCATCCCCACCGTGATCGAGAACGAGGTGGACGGGCTCCTGTTCCGGCCCAACGATGCGCAGGATCTGGCGGCCAAGCTCGATCGCCTGATGGGCGATGATAACCTCCGCAAGGAGCTGGGCATGCATGCGCGCATGCGCTCGCTGGCGGAGTGGAACGCGGAGCATTATTTCCGCAGGCTGTTCGATTTCTACGGACGCGTGTTGCGCCAGGTGCAGGCCCGGGACCCGGCCCTCGAGCCCCGGCCGCAGGGGGTGCTGGATGCGGCCTAA
- a CDS encoding glycosyltransferase, producing the protein MSLIITAHNESERIRPKLENSLTLDYDPGRLEILVASDASSDGTDAIVEGFPGVKLVRVEDRKGKEHAQKQAILRSTGDVLVFTDVGTLLDHDALRRLSRAFDDPRVGALSSTDKMVDEAGKPSGENLYVRYEMLLRRLESEVRGLVGMSGSFFAARRSVCMPWAENLPSDFNTVLNCVRKGYIAVSDDSVIGYYRDIKRGQSEYQRKVRTLVRGITAFFANLELLDFRRFGFFSFQLLSHKLMRWLAPVFMILLIPVTALGAALGDPLAQALAVMQTGFWGLAVIGLAFPAARDNLLIKIPFFFAQVNAAILAAWFRYLRGERITLWAPSRR; encoded by the coding sequence ATGTCCCTGATCATCACCGCGCATAACGAATCGGAACGGATCCGGCCCAAGCTCGAGAATAGCCTCACGTTGGATTACGATCCGGGCCGATTGGAAATCCTGGTCGCCTCCGATGCTTCCAGCGACGGGACCGATGCCATCGTGGAAGGCTTTCCCGGCGTGAAGCTGGTGCGCGTGGAGGACCGCAAAGGCAAGGAGCATGCGCAAAAGCAGGCCATCCTGCGCAGTACCGGCGACGTCCTGGTCTTCACCGACGTGGGTACCTTGCTGGATCATGACGCCCTGCGCCGTTTGTCCCGCGCCTTCGACGATCCGCGGGTGGGGGCCTTGAGTTCCACCGACAAGATGGTGGACGAGGCGGGCAAGCCCTCGGGCGAGAACCTTTACGTGCGCTACGAGATGCTTCTGCGCCGCCTGGAATCGGAAGTGCGCGGGCTGGTGGGGATGTCGGGATCGTTCTTCGCGGCCCGGCGCTCCGTTTGCATGCCCTGGGCGGAAAACCTGCCCTCCGATTTCAATACCGTCCTCAATTGCGTGCGCAAGGGCTATATCGCCGTTTCCGACGACAGCGTGATCGGGTATTACCGCGACATCAAGCGCGGTCAAAGCGAATACCAGCGCAAGGTGCGGACCCTGGTTCGGGGCATCACCGCTTTCTTCGCGAACCTGGAGCTGCTGGATTTCCGCCGCTTCGGTTTTTTCTCCTTCCAGCTCTTGAGCCACAAACTGATGCGCTGGCTGGCCCCCGTCTTCATGATCCTCCTCATCCCCGTCACGGCTTTGGGCGCCGCCTTGGGCGACCCGCTGGCGCAAGCGCTGGCGGTGATGCAGACCGGCTTCTGGGGCCTGGCCGTCATCGGCCTCGCCTTCCCTGCCGCGCGGGACAACCTGCTGATCAAGATCCCCTTCTTCTTCGCCCAAGTGAATGCGGCCATCCTGGCCGCCTGGTTCCGGTACCTGCGCGGCGAGCGCATCACCCTGTGGGCCCCATCCCGGAGATAG
- a CDS encoding glycosyltransferase, with amino-acid sequence MPITASETSATSRMTVAHAIHSGGFYGAEKVLCDLAREQAAASPYAPRLLALLDPDQAGNEVCVRAAAMGVPVDHVRAKPGLSWEGLRAYALALNASGASLVHSHGYKATVFHLLSRWLGFHRVPLIVTAHGYPKDSGGRKASLYRWLDLGLLTAADCVVAVSREMEGYLRAHNPLCRPCTIPNGIAAQAEVKGEHPLRAALGTAPDVPIIGTAGRMAPMKNHALLIRAYARVRANLPCRLAILGDGPLRPELEALWRELIPDEEPGLFPFQPKVLEWMADMDVFAMPSNDGEGLPIALLEAGMLSRAVVVSDVGGMPEVVSDWVSGRVFPRGNEIALARALEDLLADPGRRESFGRNLRAEVLAQHDIRAVHARYMEAYAHALAA; translated from the coding sequence ATGCCCATTACCGCATCCGAAACATCCGCGACGTCCCGCATGACCGTGGCCCATGCCATCCACAGCGGGGGTTTCTACGGCGCCGAAAAGGTGCTCTGCGACCTCGCGCGCGAGCAGGCCGCCGCTTCGCCCTATGCGCCGCGCCTTTTGGCCTTGCTCGATCCCGATCAGGCCGGCAACGAAGTCTGCGTCCGCGCCGCGGCGATGGGGGTTCCCGTCGATCACGTGCGCGCCAAGCCGGGCCTTTCCTGGGAAGGCCTGCGGGCCTACGCGCTGGCTTTGAACGCGAGCGGCGCCTCCCTGGTGCATTCCCACGGCTACAAGGCCACCGTCTTCCATCTGCTTTCGCGCTGGCTGGGCTTCCACCGCGTGCCCTTGATCGTCACCGCCCATGGCTACCCCAAGGACTCGGGCGGCCGCAAGGCATCCCTATACAGATGGTTGGACCTGGGGCTTCTGACCGCCGCCGATTGCGTAGTGGCCGTCTCGCGCGAGATGGAAGGCTACCTGCGCGCGCATAATCCCTTGTGCAGACCCTGCACCATCCCCAACGGCATCGCCGCGCAGGCGGAGGTCAAAGGGGAACATCCCCTGCGCGCCGCCTTGGGGACCGCCCCGGACGTACCCATCATCGGGACGGCGGGGCGCATGGCGCCCATGAAGAACCACGCCCTGCTCATCCGCGCTTACGCCCGCGTACGCGCCAATCTCCCTTGCCGCTTGGCCATCCTCGGCGACGGGCCTTTGCGCCCCGAGCTGGAAGCCCTTTGGCGCGAACTCATCCCCGACGAAGAGCCGGGCCTGTTCCCGTTCCAGCCCAAAGTCCTGGAATGGATGGCCGATATGGACGTGTTCGCCATGCCTTCCAACGACGGCGAAGGCCTGCCCATCGCCCTGCTCGAAGCCGGGATGCTATCGCGCGCCGTGGTCGTATCCGACGTGGGTGGCATGCCCGAGGTCGTCTCCGACTGGGTTTCCGGGCGCGTGTTCCCCCGCGGAAACGAAATCGCCTTGGCCCGCGCGCTGGAAGACCTGCTGGCGGATCCGGGGCGGCGGGAATCCTTCGGGAGGAATCTGCGCGCCGAGGTCCTCGCCCAACACGATATCCGCGCGGTCCATGCGCGCTATATGGAGGCCTATGCGCACGCCCTGGCCGCCTGA
- a CDS encoding glycosyltransferase family 4 protein: MRTPWPPEPAQASAAADTTATSGPEARADADANARPAAPIATSPVTHAPGRPLRILQISHDLKPGGLQRVVIDLAQGLRRLGHDAHICSLRGTGPLSAEIRARGIPLREMPWPERGSDRRMFLKVTHLLREHRYDVVHTHNTQPFLDGGLAALLARVPVRIHTDHARPFPDKMRYMLMERLMSLAYDQVVGVSAHTAEALRRYEGISRRKLAVIPNGIDGEWYRAECARADRARLRAEAGLGRFRNVFGLGARLEAQKGIAFLIDAMPAILARHPDSALALAGSGSLEGELKEKARALGVADHVRFLGSYPQLLRFYPMLDFLVLPSLWEGLPLCILEAMSLGLPIIATEVGGVGDALQDGRTARLLPAADSAALARAVVGFLDAPEAARELGRAARRAFDERHDAAVMVRGYLDLYGRKSNGTGSPGTRSVGDRRA, encoded by the coding sequence ATGCGCACGCCCTGGCCGCCTGAGCCCGCCCAAGCCTCCGCAGCGGCCGATACGACCGCGACGAGCGGCCCGGAGGCCCGCGCCGACGCCGATGCGAACGCCCGGCCGGCCGCACCCATCGCCACCTCGCCCGTAACGCACGCCCCCGGCCGTCCCCTGCGCATCCTGCAGATCAGCCATGACCTCAAGCCCGGCGGCCTCCAGCGCGTGGTGATCGATTTGGCCCAGGGCCTCCGGCGGCTGGGCCATGACGCGCATATCTGCTCCCTGCGCGGCACCGGGCCCCTCTCCGCGGAGATCCGCGCGCGGGGCATCCCGCTCCGGGAAATGCCCTGGCCGGAGCGCGGATCCGATCGCCGGATGTTCCTGAAGGTAACCCACCTGTTACGGGAACATCGGTATGACGTGGTGCATACGCATAACACCCAGCCTTTCCTGGACGGCGGGCTGGCGGCCCTTCTGGCCCGCGTGCCGGTCCGCATCCATACCGATCATGCCCGCCCCTTCCCCGACAAGATGAGATACATGCTCATGGAACGCCTGATGTCCCTCGCTTACGACCAGGTGGTGGGGGTGTCGGCGCATACCGCCGAAGCATTGCGGCGATACGAAGGCATTTCCCGCCGCAAGCTGGCGGTGATCCCCAACGGCATTGACGGGGAATGGTATCGCGCCGAATGCGCCCGCGCCGATCGCGCGCGTTTGCGGGCGGAGGCCGGCTTGGGCCGCTTCCGGAACGTGTTCGGCCTGGGCGCGCGCCTGGAAGCGCAGAAGGGGATCGCCTTCCTGATCGATGCCATGCCCGCCATCCTGGCACGCCATCCCGACTCCGCCTTGGCGCTGGCCGGTTCGGGATCCCTGGAAGGCGAGCTGAAGGAAAAGGCCCGCGCCTTGGGGGTTGCCGATCACGTGCGCTTCCTGGGATCCTACCCGCAGTTGTTGCGCTTTTATCCCATGCTCGATTTCCTGGTGCTGCCCTCGTTATGGGAAGGCCTCCCGCTTTGCATCCTCGAGGCCATGAGCCTGGGGCTGCCCATCATCGCGACGGAGGTGGGCGGCGTAGGCGATGCCTTGCAGGACGGGCGGACGGCCCGCCTGCTGCCCGCGGCCGATTCGGCCGCCTTGGCGCGGGCGGTGGTCGGCTTCCTGGACGCGCCCGAGGCCGCGCGCGAATTGGGCCGGGCCGCGCGCCGCGCCTTCGACGAACGCCACGATGCCGCGGTCATGGTGCGCGGCTATCTGGACTTGTACGGGCGGAAATCCAACGGAACGGGATCGCCGGGAACGCGATCGGTCGGGGATCGGCGCGCATGA